In bacterium, the genomic window ACTGGCACGCCTCGGATCTGCTCGGCGTGCTGCGACAGCTGGGAATCTTCCCTCCGCCCGCCCCGACGCGGTGACGTCCCGCACGGTCGGCGGGCGAAGGGGACTCGCGGCGACCGGCGACTATGCCGCGCCATGCTTCCCGGGATCCGGGCCGGATGGTGCGCCGGCGTGCTCACCCTGGCCGGTGCGGCCGCGGCCGTGCTGCTGGGGAGCGTCTCGCCGGCGGCGTCCCAGACGCCTACGATGCTCCCCCCGGCGATCGTACCTCCCGCTTCCAGAGTTGAGAGCACGTTTGTCCCTGACGCCGAAGCGCAGTTGCTCGCGATGCTGAACCGGACACGAGAGGAGCACCATCTCGTACTAGCCGCAGGTGATGCCATCAGAGGTGGGTAAGCATACGTATAGCGCCGGCACGGCCGTGTCATCCGCTGCGGCCTTGGTGCGGAGGAGGTCAAGACGGATGCATCCTCATCGAACGCTCGCGTGGGCGACATGTCTGTTCGTGCTCGGCGGGCTCGTCCTTCCGGCGGTATCCCAGGCCAAGACCGCGGGGGAGATCGACGCGGGCGCCAATGCCACACTGGCTCGATTCGACAAGGACGTCAAGGGAGGCGCCCGGTTCCTCGCCAGGTCCAAAGGTGTCCTGGTCTTCCCGGGTGTCGTGAAGGCCGCGCTCGTGTTCGGCGGGCAGTACGGCGAGGGCGCGCTGCGTGTGGGGGGCGGCACCCGCGGCTACTACAGTATTACGGGCGGGTCGTGGGGCGCGTCGATCGGCATTCAAAAAAAGGATCTCCTCCTCGTCTTTCGCGATGCCGATGCCCTCCGAAGCTTTGAAAACGCCTCGGGCTGGCAGGTCGGCGTGAACGGCGCCGTCACCCTGATCAACGTCGGGGTGGGCGCGGACGTCAGCACGATGCAGATCAATCAGCCGATCGTCGCCTTCGTCATCGGGCAAAAGGGCTTGATGTTCGACGTGTCGCTACAGGGCGCCAAGATCAGCCGGATCAAGCGGTAGGCTCGAGCACACCCGCCAGATCGGACGCGAACGCGAAACTGCCCGGCTGATACGGGCAGAGCGGATCGTCCCCGGTAGGGTCGTTCGTCGACGCGTACGCGCGGGAGCGCGAGCCCCCGCAGACGTCGCGGAACTCGCACCGGCCGCACCGCCCATGCCACGCCGCCGGATCGCGGAGGGCACGC contains:
- a CDS encoding YSC84-related protein, giving the protein MHPHRTLAWATCLFVLGGLVLPAVSQAKTAGEIDAGANATLARFDKDVKGGARFLARSKGVLVFPGVVKAALVFGGQYGEGALRVGGGTRGYYSITGGSWGASIGIQKKDLLLVFRDADALRSFENASGWQVGVNGAVTLINVGVGADVSTMQINQPIVAFVIGQKGLMFDVSLQGAKISRIKR